Part of the Armatimonadota bacterium genome, AAGTAAGAAAGGATTGTCTCGCCCCATGGAACGCATCTTGTTGGCCCTCTGTCTTGTCGGTCTCGTATTGTCTTCCGTCGCCGCCCAGGATGCCTCGGTCCGCAAGGAGGACGGCTACCGGGGAATCTGGTACGCCAATCAGGCCTCGAACGACGAGTATGTGTGGAAATACAGCGGCGGACTCGGCACATACACCGCGAACCACGTCCCGATTGCCGTCTACGTTCCCGAAGTCAACAAGACGTTCTTCGTCTACGGCGGCTCGAAACCGATCGACCAGACCAACCGGCTGCTCGAGATGGTCTCCTACTACGATCACAACACCGGGACCGTACCGAAGCCGACCCTGATCCGGGAGAAAGGCACCGATGACGCTCACCACAATCCTGCGCTGACCATCGACAAGGATGGATACCTCTGGGTATTCTGTGCCTCTCACGGCGGCAAGGACGGGTTCATCTACAAGAGCAAGTCGCCGTACTCGATAGACGGTTTCGAACTCGTCATGCAGCGCGAGTTCTCATATCCGCAGATCTGGTACTTCGACGACTTCGGGTTCGTGTTCATATTCACCAAGTACACCCGCGGTCGGGAGCTGTATGTGAGCACCAGCAAGGACGGCATCACCTGGACGCCCGATCAGAAATATGCCGGCTTCGACGGACACTACCAGTCGAGCTGGAAGTGGGGGAACAAGGTCGGCACATCGTTCAACTGGCACCCTCCGGTCGGCGGTTTGAACGCGCGAACGAACCTCTACTACATGGAGACACGCGACTTCGGCGCCACCTGGGCGGACGCAGCGGGCAAGAAGCTCGATATTCCCTTGAGCGATCACGTGAACGGCGCCCTCGTCCGCGACTACCAGAAAGAGGGCTGGCTCGTCTACATCAACGACGTCAACTACGACAGAGAGGGCAACCCGATCATCTTCTACAACCTCAGCAAGGGATATGAGTCCGGCCCCGCGTTCGGCGAGCGCGTCATGATGACCGCTCATTGGACTGGCGTGGATTGGGACTACAGTGAGGTGACGAAGACCGACCACAACTACGACATGGGCTCGCTCTACGTCGAGGCCGACGGCTCCTGGCGAGTGATTGCTCCGACGGTCGGACCGCAGCCTTGGAGCACCGGCGGCGAGGTGGGTATGTGGAAGTCGAGCGATCAGGGCAGGACGTGGCGCAAGATCCGCAACCTGACCCCGAACAGCGAAATGAACCACCATTACGTACGCCGCGTGCTCGACGCTCATCCCGACTTCTATGCGTTCTGGGCGGACGGGCATGCGTTCAAACTCTCGGAGTCGAGCCTCTACTTCTCAAACAGGTCCGGCACCGCCGTCCGTGTCCTCCCCGAGAAGATGACTCGGGACAATCAGAAACCGCGACTTAGAAAGCGATGATTTGATACCATGGGAGTGCCTTGTGCCGCTGACAAGACCGTGGCTGGCGGCACGAGGCGCTCCCATGCAACCTGTAGCGTTGACCGCATCCGGGAGGAACGAATGTCCGACAAGCGCCCGAACATACTTCTGATCACCAGTGACCAGCAGCACTACGACACGCTCGGCGTCACCAATCCCAGGATCAAGACGCCCGCGCTCAACCGATTGTGCTACGAGGGCACGCGGTTCGACCGCGCCTACTGTCCGAATCCCGTCTGCACGCCGACCCGGGCGACCCTTATAACGGGAGTCTATCCCTCGCAGCACGGCGCGTGGACGATCGGATGCAAGCTCCCGGAGGATGTCCCGACCGTCGGCGGTATCTTCCAGCGGAATGGATACGCGACCGGTCTCATCGGCAAGGCGCACTTCCAGCCGCTCAAGTCCCAGCCCGGCAGCGAGTCAATCGAGTGCCAGCCGATCCTGCGCGACCTCGACTTCTGGCGCAAGTTCCACGGCCCGTGGTACGGGTTCCAGCATGTCGAGACCGCCCGGAATCATGCGGACGAATCTCACGCCGGCCAGCACTACGCTATCTGGATGGAGGAACAGGGCCTCAAGAACTGGCGGGACTACTTCTGGAAGTGGCCGGAGAACGAACCGAAGCGCGAGCATAGCTGGGACCTGCCCGAGGAGTTTCATTACTCCCGATGGACAGCCGATCGCTCGATAGCATACATGGAGAAGTGCACGCAGGAGGACAGGCCCTTCTTCCTGTGGAGCAGCTTCCAGGATCCTCATCCGCCGTATCTCGTGCCCGAGCCGTGGGCCTCGATGTACGATCCCGCCGACATGGTTCCCGGCAGGCTCACGCCCGGCGAGCACGATCTGAATCCGCCGCACTTCGGCAAGACGCAGGAGGCCAAGCCCGACTTCTCTATGTACAAGGAGACCTTTGGGGCGCACGGCTTCCACTCTCATCTGATCAGCGAAGATGCTCTGAAGAAGGACATGGCGATCTACTACGGCATGATCAGCCTGATGGATCACCACATCGGCCGCATCTTCGAGTCGCTCGACCGCCTGGGAATCGCCGACAACACGATGATCGTCTTCAGCACCGACCACGGCCACTTCCTCGGTCAGCACGGTCTTCGAGCGAAGGGTGCATTCCACTACGAGGACATGATTCGTGTGCCGATGATCGTCTGGTATCCCGGCCATGTGGCCCAGAACGCCGTCTGCTCCGACCTCCAGAGCCTGGTGGACTTCGCGCCGACCGCCCTCGGAGTGGCGGGCATCGAAGTCCCCGGCTTCATGACCGGCGTCAACCAGTTCGACGCATGGTGCGGCCGGGAGAAGGCTCCACGGGAGCACATCATCGTCGAGAACCGCCACGAGCCGACGCTCGTTCACCTGCGCACCTACGTGGACGAGCGATACAAGATCACCGTCTACCGCGACAAGGACTACGGCGAGTTGTTCGATCTCCAGGAAGATCCGGGCGAGGTCCGCAACCGGTGGAATGATCCGTCGTATGCCGGCATCAAGTCGGAACTGTTCCTGAGGTTCTTGCAGGCGGCTCTCCAGGATGAGCCGACGCGGATGCCGCGCATCGCGGGGGCGTGAGGCGATTCCAGATGATGACACGCCGGGAGTTCGTGAAGCTGGCTGGAGGCGCCTCGGCAGGCTTGGTCATGGGTCTGTCCCCGGCTGGCCCGGCACAAGGGAGGGATACGATGCGGTTTGAGACTCGCGGAGTGGTGATATCGCCGGACGATCTGACGCTCGACTGGCCGGAGCGAGCAGCGCGAGCCGGGCTCACGGTGATTGCGCTGGGCGGGGCGCCATCGTGGTTGGTCAGTTTCGTCGGCACGAGTTCGGGCAAGTCGTTCCTGGCGCAATGCCGGAAGCTGGGTATCGAAGTCGAGTATGAGATGCACGCGATGTTCGAACTGCTCCCGCGATCGCTGTACGACGAATCTCCCAGCCTGTTCCGCATGGATGACGACGGCCGGCGGGTGCGGGAAGGCAACCTCTGTGTACATTCGGAGCGGGCGCTGGCGATCGTCTGCCGCAATGCGGTGAGGATCTGCCGGTTGCTGAGACCGACGACCCACCGCTACTTCCTGTGGTCCGACGACGGCCTGCCCGGATGCCGATGTCCGAAATGCCGCGAGTTCTCGGACAGCGAGCAGGCCTTGATCGTTGAGAACAGAATGCTGCGGGAGATCAGGAAGCTCGACAGCAAGGCTAGCCTGGCGCATCTGGCATATACGCGGACCTTGAGCGCGCCTGTGAAGGTCAAGCCATGCCCCGGGATCTTCCTGGAGTTCGCGCCCTTCACTCGAAGTTACAAGGCACCGCTCTCCGATCCATCGAACAGCCCGGACCGTGACGCGCTGGATGCCAACCTGAAGGTTTTCTCCGCCTCCGATGCCCACGTGCTTGAGTACTGGCTCGACGTCTCCCTCTTCTCGTCATGGAAGAAACCGGCCGTCCGGCTTCCGTTCGACGAGAGTCTGCTCAAGGAGGATTTGTCCGCGTACGCGGAACGGGGCATCAGAAGCGTGACGACCTTCGCGGTCTTCATGGACGCGGAGTACGTCAGGAGCCATGGAGATCCGCCGATAGAGATCTACGGGCGTGCCCTTCGGGCCGCGAGATGAAACCGACGTGCAGCAGGCGCGATTTCCTCATCGGCGCTTCCGCCGCACTCGTGGCGGCGTCTGGAACGCGCGCCGAGGAAAAGGGTGTAACGATCATGAACGACACCAAGGCCATTCTGGACCGCGAGATCCTGCGCTCGGGGTCCGATTACGTTGTCTACGTGCCGGGCAGCCTCGACGGTTCGACCTTCGACACCGGCAACGAGCACTTCCTCGTGTTCGACGGCCCGGACGGCTCGCTGATGTGCGTCTGGACGCAGAGCAGCTATGAGGGAGCAGGGGATCACCGCATCGTCTTCGCCCGCTCGGACGATGAGGGCAAGACCTGGACGCCGCCGAAGCGTCTCGTCGGTCCGAAGAAGCCCGGCGACGGGCATATGTCGAGTTGGGGCTTTCCGATCACCTCCACGTCCGGGCGGATCTACGTTATCTACAACCAGTACCAGGGCATTGACGACGTCGTCCACCAGCACACCGGTACGATGGACTGCCTCTACAGCGACGACATGGGCATGTCGTGGTCCCAGCCTCAGACGATTCCCATGAAGCGCAGCCCTCACGACCACACCGATCCCTCCGTGCCGAGCAACTGGATCGTGTGGCAGAAGCCGATCAAGGATCTGAAGGGCAGGTGGTTCACCGGCTTCTCTCGCTGGGTCAGCAAGGCGGTACGCACTCCCCCTCACAACAAGTCATGGACTGCTTGGGAGACGGTCGTGGAGTTCATGCGCTTCGAGAACATAGACTCGAATCCCGAGCCGAAAGACATCAAGATTACCTGTTCTGCCTGGGGAGATGATGCGCTCCGGGTGCCGCACTACACGAATCCGCTGCTGAGTATCGCCCAGGAGCCTAGCCTGGTGCGCCTGCCCGACACACGGCTCTTCTGCACGATGCGCACGATGGCAGGCTGCGTCTGGTACAGCCTCTCCGACGACGACGGCAAGACGTGGTGCGCTCCGAGGCCGCTCCTCCGCAGGGATCACGGGCTTCCCGTCCTGCAGCCTCTCTGCTGCTGCCCTATCTACGAGTATTCGCCGGGTCGGTACATTCTGCTGCATCACAACAACGATGGTCGCGTAGACGGGCATGCCGCCGAGGAAACTCACTTCAACCGCCACCCCGCGTTTGTCGCTCTAGGCGAGTTCCGTCCGGGAGCCGAGCAGCCGATCTGGTTCAGCGAATCGAAGCAGCTTATGGACAACGGCGGTCAGGGCATCGGTCCGCTGAACCGCCTCGACATAGGCGTCTATCCGAGCGTGACGAATCGCAAGGGCAACTTCGTCTTGTGGCACCCCGACCGGAAGTTCTTTCTCCTCGGCAAGAAGATCGCGGACGAGTGGCTGATCGATCTCCGCGTGCCGCATCCGTAGTCCTGGCTCTACCTCCGTCCTCGGCCAGTTCTCGCGAGAACCAGGTAAATTTACCTGATTTTCGCCCGCAATGTTGTCACTGAGCGAATCCCTGGGTACATAGGACATAGCTTGTACTAGCGATCTGCCCTGCCAGCAGACACTTGCTCGGTCATGAAACACCGTCT contains:
- a CDS encoding DUF4838 domain-containing protein — its product is MRFETRGVVISPDDLTLDWPERAARAGLTVIALGGAPSWLVSFVGTSSGKSFLAQCRKLGIEVEYEMHAMFELLPRSLYDESPSLFRMDDDGRRVREGNLCVHSERALAIVCRNAVRICRLLRPTTHRYFLWSDDGLPGCRCPKCREFSDSEQALIVENRMLREIRKLDSKASLAHLAYTRTLSAPVKVKPCPGIFLEFAPFTRSYKAPLSDPSNSPDRDALDANLKVFSASDAHVLEYWLDVSLFSSWKKPAVRLPFDESLLKEDLSAYAERGIRSVTTFAVFMDAEYVRSHGDPPIEIYGRALRAAR
- a CDS encoding BNR-4 repeat-containing protein — encoded protein: MERILLALCLVGLVLSSVAAQDASVRKEDGYRGIWYANQASNDEYVWKYSGGLGTYTANHVPIAVYVPEVNKTFFVYGGSKPIDQTNRLLEMVSYYDHNTGTVPKPTLIREKGTDDAHHNPALTIDKDGYLWVFCASHGGKDGFIYKSKSPYSIDGFELVMQREFSYPQIWYFDDFGFVFIFTKYTRGRELYVSTSKDGITWTPDQKYAGFDGHYQSSWKWGNKVGTSFNWHPPVGGLNARTNLYYMETRDFGATWADAAGKKLDIPLSDHVNGALVRDYQKEGWLVYINDVNYDREGNPIIFYNLSKGYESGPAFGERVMMTAHWTGVDWDYSEVTKTDHNYDMGSLYVEADGSWRVIAPTVGPQPWSTGGEVGMWKSSDQGRTWRKIRNLTPNSEMNHHYVRRVLDAHPDFYAFWADGHAFKLSESSLYFSNRSGTAVRVLPEKMTRDNQKPRLRKR
- a CDS encoding exo-alpha-sialidase — translated: MKPTCSRRDFLIGASAALVAASGTRAEEKGVTIMNDTKAILDREILRSGSDYVVYVPGSLDGSTFDTGNEHFLVFDGPDGSLMCVWTQSSYEGAGDHRIVFARSDDEGKTWTPPKRLVGPKKPGDGHMSSWGFPITSTSGRIYVIYNQYQGIDDVVHQHTGTMDCLYSDDMGMSWSQPQTIPMKRSPHDHTDPSVPSNWIVWQKPIKDLKGRWFTGFSRWVSKAVRTPPHNKSWTAWETVVEFMRFENIDSNPEPKDIKITCSAWGDDALRVPHYTNPLLSIAQEPSLVRLPDTRLFCTMRTMAGCVWYSLSDDDGKTWCAPRPLLRRDHGLPVLQPLCCCPIYEYSPGRYILLHHNNDGRVDGHAAEETHFNRHPAFVALGEFRPGAEQPIWFSESKQLMDNGGQGIGPLNRLDIGVYPSVTNRKGNFVLWHPDRKFFLLGKKIADEWLIDLRVPHP
- a CDS encoding sulfatase-like hydrolase/transferase; translated protein: MSDKRPNILLITSDQQHYDTLGVTNPRIKTPALNRLCYEGTRFDRAYCPNPVCTPTRATLITGVYPSQHGAWTIGCKLPEDVPTVGGIFQRNGYATGLIGKAHFQPLKSQPGSESIECQPILRDLDFWRKFHGPWYGFQHVETARNHADESHAGQHYAIWMEEQGLKNWRDYFWKWPENEPKREHSWDLPEEFHYSRWTADRSIAYMEKCTQEDRPFFLWSSFQDPHPPYLVPEPWASMYDPADMVPGRLTPGEHDLNPPHFGKTQEAKPDFSMYKETFGAHGFHSHLISEDALKKDMAIYYGMISLMDHHIGRIFESLDRLGIADNTMIVFSTDHGHFLGQHGLRAKGAFHYEDMIRVPMIVWYPGHVAQNAVCSDLQSLVDFAPTALGVAGIEVPGFMTGVNQFDAWCGREKAPREHIIVENRHEPTLVHLRTYVDERYKITVYRDKDYGELFDLQEDPGEVRNRWNDPSYAGIKSELFLRFLQAALQDEPTRMPRIAGA